A stretch of Mesoplodon densirostris isolate mMesDen1 chromosome 7, mMesDen1 primary haplotype, whole genome shotgun sequence DNA encodes these proteins:
- the LOC132494163 gene encoding uncharacterized protein LOC132494163 gives MTARNRKLPQHVAGVGTLERVLADGGRRHSESLGVATEDGGRRTSRRVWRINGRHGHRGDQSRERVSEGQGFSRSEDRERIREGSDHRCRVPTGRASEDVGFSRNVSRRVSEDLGHRRSVSQERVRGDGGHRPSNSWERVRGDRSSDVSLTEVGSHPTSDSGGTVREDRGLRLSGTWEGVREVRGPRTSDSGERGSDDHSLRLSGSWEGSWMAAAASAVPGRRR, from the exons ATGACCGCGAGGAACCGGAAATTACCGCAGCAC GTGGCTGGAGTCGGGACGCTGGAAAGGGTACTCGCCGACGGCGGCCGCCGCCACAGCGAATCGCTGGGAGTGGCAACCGAAGACGGCGGCCGCCGCACCAGCCGTCGCGTGTGGAGGATAAACGGCCGGCACGGCCATCGCGGCGACCAGTCCAGGGAAAGAGTTAGCGAAGGCCAGGGCTTTAGTCGTAGCGAAGACAGGGAAAGAATCCGTGAAGGCAGCGACCACCGCTGCAGGGTACCGACAGGAAGAGCAAGTGAAGACGTCGGCTTCTCCCGCAATGTCTCAAGAAGGGTCAGTGAAGACCTGGGCCACCGTCGCAGTGTCTCTCAGGAGAGAGTCAGGGGAGACGGTGGCCACCGTCCCAGCAACTCATGGGAGAGAGTAAGGGGAGACCGCAGCAGCGACGTGAGTTTAACTGAAGTCGGAAGCCACCCCACTAGTGACTCCGGGGGAACGGTCAGAGAAGACCGCGGCCTCCGTCTCAGTGGGACTtgggagggagtcagggaggTCCGGGGTCCCCGAACCAGCGACTCCGGGGAGAGAGGCAGTGACGACCACAGCCTCCGCCTCAGTGGTTCTTGGGAGGGTTCTTGGATGGCGGCCGCAGCCTCAGCAGTTCCTGGGAGGAGGCGGTGA